One stretch of Desulfovibrio sp. DNA includes these proteins:
- the clpP gene encoding ATP-dependent Clp endopeptidase proteolytic subunit ClpP — protein MSLVPMVIETTGRSERAYDIYSRLLKDRIVLLGSEVNDTVASLICAQLLFLESQDPEKEINLYINSPGGSVTAGLAIYDTMRFISAPVSTVCMGRAASMGAFLLAAGKPGMRFALPNSQIMIHQPSAGYQGQATDIEIHAREVLRLKERLNRMLAEHTGRPFKDIVKATERDNFLTPEEARDLGIIDRVLTSRHEMAQEKSE, from the coding sequence ATGTCGCTAGTTCCTATGGTTATTGAAACCACTGGCCGTTCCGAACGCGCCTATGATATCTACTCGCGCCTGCTCAAGGACCGCATCGTTCTGCTGGGTTCCGAGGTCAACGACACCGTGGCCTCGCTCATCTGCGCGCAGCTGCTTTTCCTTGAATCGCAGGACCCGGAAAAAGAAATCAATCTTTACATCAACTCCCCTGGCGGATCGGTTACTGCCGGTCTTGCCATTTATGATACCATGCGCTTCATTTCAGCGCCTGTTTCCACAGTGTGCATGGGTCGGGCGGCCAGCATGGGCGCCTTCCTTCTGGCCGCAGGCAAGCCTGGCATGCGCTTTGCCCTGCCCAACAGCCAGATCATGATCCATCAGCCCTCGGCGGGCTATCAGGGGCAGGCCACGGATATTGAAATCCATGCCCGTGAGGTGCTCCGCCTCAAGGAACGCCTCAACCGCATGCTTGCCGAACATACCGGCCGCCCCTTCAAGGATATCGTCAAGGCGACCGAACGCGATAACTTTTTGACTCCTGAAGAAGCCAGAGATCTGGGCATCATTGACCGCGTGCTGACTTCGCGCCACGAGATGGCTCAGGAAAAGAGCGAATAA
- the tig gene encoding trigger factor has product MEYSAEDISPVRKKVVITTEPQEVEAAIMGAVALYKTSVQVDGFRKGKVPASVIEQRFRDKIYEEARQDLINVHINDVMQKLDVSPLSGLDVDTPDTFDRGKGFSYTIEFEVLPTFDVPPYEGMDVEQEKVVLDEKEVQDVIDRILRDRAELVPVDGAGPAVDGQIATVDFAAFDNGEPIEGVKAESFDLALGERQALEDFEALVKTVKYGEEGEGEIRFPDDFLAKDLAGKTVTMKVKVHAIKERKLPELNDELAKTLGLESVDKLKETIANSYIQSRTNLSKSMAQKNLLDALLKMVQFELPPSLVETQMNTLLGDMAARLERQGRSLESLGKSMEELRKETQPQADELARSQVLLLSIAKKEGLDVTDHEVTTQIYQLAMRTGEDFKSLREQYERSGMIFVLRDRMLADKAMDIVYAKANVKEVEPKGPDAAPDASASAQPGDKEDK; this is encoded by the coding sequence GTGGAATATAGCGCTGAAGATATCTCGCCGGTTAGAAAAAAGGTCGTCATCACCACGGAACCCCAGGAAGTCGAAGCCGCCATTATGGGGGCGGTCGCCCTGTATAAAACCTCCGTGCAGGTTGACGGTTTCCGCAAGGGCAAAGTCCCGGCCTCGGTTATTGAACAGCGCTTCCGCGACAAGATCTATGAAGAGGCCCGCCAGGACCTCATCAATGTGCACATCAATGACGTGATGCAGAAGCTCGACGTCTCGCCGCTTTCCGGCCTTGATGTGGACACGCCCGACACCTTTGATCGCGGCAAGGGCTTCTCGTACACCATCGAATTTGAAGTTCTGCCCACCTTTGACGTGCCCCCCTACGAAGGTATGGATGTGGAGCAGGAAAAAGTGGTGCTGGACGAAAAAGAAGTGCAGGACGTGATTGATCGCATCCTGCGCGACCGCGCCGAGCTTGTGCCCGTGGACGGCGCAGGCCCCGCCGTGGACGGCCAGATAGCCACCGTTGACTTTGCCGCCTTTGATAACGGCGAGCCCATTGAAGGCGTCAAGGCTGAAAGCTTTGACCTGGCCCTTGGTGAACGTCAGGCTCTGGAAGATTTTGAAGCCCTGGTCAAGACCGTGAAGTACGGCGAAGAAGGCGAAGGCGAAATCCGTTTTCCCGATGATTTTCTTGCCAAGGATCTGGCGGGCAAGACCGTGACCATGAAGGTCAAGGTGCACGCCATCAAGGAACGCAAGCTGCCCGAACTCAACGACGAGCTTGCCAAGACCCTTGGCCTCGAAAGCGTGGACAAGCTGAAAGAAACCATTGCCAACAGCTACATCCAGAGCCGTACCAATCTGAGCAAGAGCATGGCGCAGAAAAACCTGCTGGACGCCCTGCTCAAGATGGTGCAGTTTGAATTACCCCCCAGCCTTGTGGAAACCCAGATGAACACACTGCTGGGCGACATGGCCGCCAGGCTGGAGCGTCAGGGCCGCAGCCTGGAAAGCCTTGGCAAGAGCATGGAAGAACTTCGTAAAGAAACCCAGCCCCAGGCCGATGAGCTGGCCCGCTCCCAGGTTCTGCTGCTTTCCATCGCCAAGAAGGAAGGGCTGGACGTTACCGACCACGAAGTCACCACACAGATTTACCAGCTTGCCATGCGCACTGGCGAAGATTTCAAGTCCCTGCGCGAGCAGTACGAACGCTCGGGCATGATCTTCGTGCTGCGTGATCGCATGCTGGCCGACAAGGCCATGGATATTGTATACGCCAAGGCCAATGTCAAAGAAGTGGAGCCAAAAGGCCCCGACGCCGCGCCAGACGCATCCGCCAGCGCTCAGCCCGGCGACAAGGAAGACAAATAA
- the rplO gene encoding 50S ribosomal protein L15: MQLHNLFPFPEERKTRRRVGRGSGSGLGCTAGKGHKGQNARAGGGVAPGFEGGQMPLQRRLPKHGFKNAPFKVTYNVINLDRLLEAFEGKKDITLDDIYARGLARMGSPVKILSRGEVKGAFKVEAHKFSQGAADKIRNAGGEVSELEAAPAE, encoded by the coding sequence ATGCAACTGCACAATCTCTTTCCTTTTCCGGAAGAGCGCAAGACCCGCCGTCGCGTGGGCCGTGGCTCTGGTTCCGGTCTGGGTTGCACGGCGGGCAAAGGCCACAAAGGTCAGAATGCCCGTGCCGGTGGCGGTGTGGCTCCTGGCTTCGAAGGCGGCCAGATGCCCCTGCAACGCCGTCTGCCCAAGCACGGCTTCAAGAATGCTCCGTTCAAGGTTACCTACAACGTGATCAATCTTGACCGCCTGCTTGAAGCCTTTGAAGGCAAGAAAGACATCACGCTTGACGACATCTACGCCCGCGGCCTGGCCCGCATGGGCTCCCCCGTGAAGATTCTTTCACGCGGTGAAGTCAAGGGCGCTTTCAAGGTCGAGGCTCACAAGTTCAGCCAGGGCGCTGCGGACAAAATCCGCAACGCTGGCGGCGAAGTGAGCGAGCTTGAAGCGGCTCCCGCGGAATAA
- the rpsK gene encoding 30S ribosomal protein S11, which yields MARPKKAVKKKEKKNVPVGIAHIQASFNNTIITFTDTRGNAVSWASSGQSGFKGSRKSTPFAAQVAAETAARKAQDNGMRTVGIYVKGPGSGREAAMRAISAAGMKVAFIRDVTPIPHNGCRPPKRRRV from the coding sequence ATGGCCAGACCCAAAAAAGCGGTCAAGAAAAAGGAAAAGAAAAACGTGCCGGTGGGCATAGCCCACATTCAGGCTTCGTTTAACAATACCATTATTACTTTTACGGATACGCGCGGAAACGCCGTTTCCTGGGCTTCTTCGGGCCAGAGCGGCTTCAAGGGCTCACGCAAGTCCACGCCTTTCGCGGCCCAGGTGGCTGCCGAAACGGCCGCCCGTAAGGCGCAGGACAACGGCATGCGTACTGTCGGCATCTATGTGAAGGGCCCCGGCTCCGGCCGTGAAGCTGCCATGCGCGCCATTTCGGCCGCTGGCATGAAGGTCGCCTTTATTCGTGATGTCACGCCCATTCCGCACAATGGCTGCCGGCCGCCCAAGCGCCGCCGCGTCTAG
- a CDS encoding DNA-directed RNA polymerase subunit alpha: MLIKQGERLINARNWSELVKPDQIMREEETASGTHGKFVCEPLERGYGTTIGNAMRRVLLASLQGSAFVSVKIIGVQHEFTSIHGVLEDITDVILNIKQVRLRMDTEEPQRLTLRVERKGPVTAADIVPNQHVEVLNPDLHIATLTEDVVLEMEFEARMGKGYVPADMHEGLADEIGLIKLDSSFSPVRKVAYTVEQARVGQMTNYDRLLLEVWTDGSLTPEDAIAYSAKIIKDQISVFINFDERVSGDMRNGGSESGEVNELLFKSIDDLELSVRATNCLRSANIALVGELVQRTEAEMLKTKNFGRKSLDEIKSVLLSMGFDFGIKVDSFEKKYQEWKRKQQNEA, translated from the coding sequence ATGCTTATTAAACAGGGCGAACGCCTTATCAATGCGCGCAACTGGTCCGAGCTTGTCAAGCCCGACCAGATTATGCGCGAAGAAGAGACCGCCAGCGGCACACACGGCAAGTTTGTCTGTGAACCTCTGGAAAGGGGCTACGGAACCACCATTGGCAATGCCATGCGTCGCGTTCTTCTGGCCTCCCTTCAGGGCTCTGCCTTTGTGTCGGTGAAAATCATCGGCGTGCAGCACGAATTCACCAGCATCCACGGTGTGCTGGAAGACATCACTGATGTCATCCTCAACATCAAGCAGGTGCGTTTGCGCATGGACACTGAAGAGCCCCAGCGCCTGACCCTTCGCGTTGAACGCAAGGGGCCGGTCACTGCTGCCGATATCGTGCCCAACCAGCACGTTGAAGTACTCAACCCTGATTTGCACATCGCGACCCTCACCGAGGACGTGGTGCTGGAGATGGAGTTTGAGGCCCGCATGGGCAAGGGCTATGTGCCCGCTGACATGCATGAGGGTCTGGCCGATGAAATCGGCCTCATCAAGCTGGATTCCAGCTTTTCCCCTGTGCGCAAAGTTGCGTACACGGTGGAACAGGCCCGCGTGGGCCAGATGACAAACTATGACCGCCTCCTGCTGGAAGTGTGGACTGACGGCTCGCTTACGCCTGAAGACGCCATTGCATACAGCGCCAAGATCATCAAGGATCAGATATCCGTTTTCATCAACTTTGATGAACGTGTGTCCGGCGATATGCGCAATGGCGGGAGCGAAAGCGGCGAAGTTAATGAACTCCTGTTCAAGAGCATCGACGATCTTGAGCTTTCGGTACGCGCCACCAACTGCTTGCGCAGCGCCAATATAGCGCTTGTGGGCGAACTGGTGCAGCGTACTGAAGCTGAAATGCTCAAGACCAAGAATTTCGGCCGCAAATCGCTGGACGAAATCAAGAGTGTGCTGTTGAGCATGGGATTCGACTTCGGCATCAAGGTCGACTCTTTCGAAAAGAAATATCAGGAATGGAAAAGGAAGCAGCAAAATGAGGCATAG
- a CDS encoding SDR family oxidoreductase, protein MNIKDQIILVTGANGGIGKALVTAFLAAGAARVYACARDITSLDALPANDRISKLKLDICNTANIEKAAMVARDVTLLVNNAGTGGCGLLGSQQNARREMEVNYFGTHAMCTTFAPILGINGGGCIVNIISVIGLVNMPSIGTYCASKAALHSLTQGVRAALSGQKTAVVGVYPGPVDTRMTEGLAMAKASPESVAEEILTGVTAGHEEIYPDSFAKKIHEELLANPKEVEREMGKY, encoded by the coding sequence ATGAACATAAAAGATCAGATTATCCTGGTGACAGGCGCCAACGGCGGCATAGGCAAGGCGCTCGTCACTGCCTTTCTCGCCGCTGGAGCAGCCAGAGTATACGCCTGCGCGCGCGATATCACGTCTCTCGATGCATTGCCCGCCAATGACAGGATCAGCAAACTCAAGCTTGATATCTGCAATACCGCCAACATCGAAAAAGCCGCCATGGTTGCCAGGGATGTTACCCTGCTTGTGAACAATGCCGGAACCGGAGGCTGCGGCCTGCTGGGCAGTCAGCAAAACGCCAGAAGGGAAATGGAGGTCAACTACTTTGGCACGCATGCCATGTGCACCACCTTTGCCCCCATCCTTGGTATAAATGGCGGCGGGTGCATCGTAAACATCATTTCTGTCATCGGCCTTGTGAACATGCCATCCATAGGCACGTACTGTGCGTCCAAGGCCGCCCTGCATTCGCTGACACAAGGCGTACGCGCCGCGCTGTCAGGCCAGAAGACCGCTGTTGTCGGCGTGTATCCTGGCCCCGTCGACACCCGCATGACCGAAGGGCTTGCCATGGCCAAGGCCAGCCCGGAATCAGTAGCCGAGGAAATCCTCACCGGCGTCACCGCTGGCCATGAGGAAATCTATCCCGACAGTTTCGCCAAAAAAATCCATGAAGAATTGCTCGCCAACCCCAAGGAAGTCGAGCGGGAAATGGGCAAATACTGA
- the selD gene encoding selenide, water dikinase SelD — MKLLEKARAAGUAAKLAPGALERLLRGLPSGSRPDLEARVLAGRARNEDAVVLTVPPGRALVQTVDILAPIVNDAFSFGRIAAANALSDVYAMGGEPWSAMNVAFFPQALAEDDPQGILESILRGGLDAMNEAGAVLAGGHTVQDDELKYGLAVTGIIDPAHMARNDGLAPGQKLLLTKPLGTGVLATAVKARWDGAEESEAEVARWCSRLNSVGGEVIRMLKIVAATDITGFGLGGHALEMAQASGVCVVLDAEALPLLPRALEYARDGLIPAGSHLNRKHCSCATLVEEGVDEAVESLAFDAQTSGGLLLAVQPHQVEQAQQLLLAGGDLACLVGEVVEARPDGKALVLR, encoded by the coding sequence ATGAAGCTTTTGGAAAAAGCCCGCGCCGCAGGCTGAGCTGCCAAACTTGCTCCAGGGGCCCTGGAGCGTTTGTTGCGCGGTCTGCCCTCCGGCTCAAGGCCCGACCTGGAAGCCCGTGTGCTGGCTGGCCGCGCCCGTAATGAGGACGCCGTGGTTCTGACCGTGCCGCCAGGGCGCGCGCTGGTGCAGACAGTGGATATTCTTGCGCCCATCGTCAACGACGCTTTCAGCTTTGGCCGCATTGCCGCAGCCAATGCCCTTTCTGACGTGTACGCCATGGGCGGTGAACCCTGGAGCGCCATGAACGTGGCTTTTTTTCCTCAGGCTTTGGCCGAGGACGACCCCCAGGGTATTCTTGAGTCCATCCTGCGCGGTGGACTTGACGCCATGAACGAGGCCGGGGCAGTGCTTGCCGGCGGCCACACGGTGCAGGACGACGAACTCAAGTACGGGCTCGCCGTGACCGGCATCATTGATCCCGCGCACATGGCCCGCAATGACGGGCTTGCGCCAGGCCAGAAGCTGCTTCTGACAAAGCCCCTGGGTACGGGCGTGCTGGCTACGGCTGTCAAGGCGCGCTGGGACGGCGCAGAAGAAAGTGAAGCCGAAGTCGCCCGCTGGTGCTCCCGCCTGAACAGCGTGGGGGGCGAAGTGATCCGCATGCTCAAGATCGTGGCCGCAACAGATATCACAGGCTTTGGCCTTGGGGGGCATGCGCTTGAAATGGCGCAGGCCTCGGGCGTCTGCGTGGTGCTTGACGCCGAGGCCTTGCCGCTTTTGCCGCGTGCGCTGGAATATGCGCGTGACGGGCTTATCCCGGCGGGCAGCCATTTGAATCGCAAGCACTGCTCCTGCGCGACCTTGGTCGAAGAGGGCGTGGACGAAGCGGTGGAAAGCCTCGCCTTTGACGCCCAGACCTCCGGAGGCCTGCTGCTGGCCGTGCAGCCCCATCAGGTTGAACAGGCGCAACAATTGCTGCTGGCAGGCGGAGATCTGGCCTGCCTGGTGGGCGAGGTTGTGGAGGCCAGGCCCGACGGCAAGGCTCTGGTGCTGCGTTAG
- the rpsM gene encoding 30S ribosomal protein S13 yields MARIAGVDLPRGKRVDVALTYIYGIGRTTAMKILDTTGVNWERSIDDLSADEVNEIRKELEQHYKVEGDLRREVSGNIKRLMDIGCYRGLRHRRGLPVHGQRTHTNARTRKGPRRGAVGKKK; encoded by the coding sequence GTGGCGAGAATAGCAGGTGTTGATTTGCCGCGAGGCAAGCGGGTGGACGTAGCGCTCACCTATATTTATGGCATTGGCCGTACCACGGCCATGAAAATTCTGGACACCACCGGCGTTAACTGGGAGCGTAGCATCGACGACCTCTCCGCTGACGAAGTGAACGAGATCCGTAAGGAACTCGAACAGCACTACAAGGTGGAAGGCGATCTTCGCCGTGAAGTGTCCGGTAATATTAAACGTCTTATGGACATTGGCTGCTATCGCGGCCTTCGTCACCGTCGCGGCCTGCCCGTGCACGGCCAGCGCACACACACCAACGCGCGTACCCGCAAGGGGCCCCGTCGCGGTGCGGTAGGCAAGAAGAAGTAG
- the rpsD gene encoding 30S ribosomal protein S4, with product MAKYTEAKCRMCRREGCKLFLKGDRCFTDKCAYDRRPYAPGQHGRARKKVSEYAVQLREKQKTRRIYGILERQFHGYFVKADMQKGVTGTNLLVILERRLDNVVFRLGFANSRNQARQLVRHGVFTLNGRKVDIPSLQVRVGDSIEVPEKNRKIPVLAEAQEVIARRGCPAWLEADGAAFKGTVKAMPQRDDIQFPVNEQLIVELYSK from the coding sequence ATGGCCAAATATACTGAAGCCAAGTGCCGCATGTGTCGCCGCGAGGGCTGCAAGCTCTTTTTGAAGGGCGACCGCTGCTTCACTGACAAATGCGCCTACGATCGCCGCCCCTACGCTCCCGGCCAGCACGGCCGTGCCCGCAAGAAGGTGAGCGAATACGCAGTGCAGCTGCGTGAAAAGCAGAAGACGCGCCGCATTTACGGTATCCTGGAACGCCAGTTCCACGGATACTTTGTGAAAGCCGATATGCAGAAGGGTGTTACAGGCACCAACCTGCTCGTCATTCTTGAACGTCGTCTGGATAACGTGGTTTTCCGTCTCGGGTTCGCCAACTCGCGCAACCAGGCTCGCCAGCTTGTGCGTCACGGCGTGTTTACCCTCAACGGCCGCAAGGTGGACATTCCGTCCTTGCAGGTTCGTGTGGGCGACAGCATTGAAGTGCCCGAAAAGAACCGCAAAATTCCCGTGCTTGCAGAAGCGCAGGAAGTGATTGCCCGCCGTGGCTGCCCCGCCTGGCTTGAAGCCGATGGTGCTGCCTTTAAAGGCACTGTCAAGGCCATGCCGCAGCGTGACGACATCCAGTTCCCCGTCAACGAGCAGCTCATCGTCGAACTTTACTCGAAATAA
- the rpmJ gene encoding 50S ribosomal protein L36, producing the protein MKVRPSVKKICPKCKVIRRKGVLRVICENPRHKQRQG; encoded by the coding sequence ATGAAAGTAAGACCTTCCGTCAAGAAAATATGCCCCAAGTGTAAGGTTATCCGGCGCAAGGGAGTGCTTCGAGTTATCTGCGAAAACCCCCGGCACAAACAGCGTCAGGGCTAG
- the map gene encoding type I methionyl aminopeptidase, whose product MKKYQGAYIKNEREIGCLREANRMVANVLDAVGDMVAPGLATMRLEELARDMCADYKVKPAFLGYCGYPFALCCSVNEQVVHGFPSTRLLEEGDIVSVDMGVVYEGFVGDAARTFPVGKVSDEARRLMRITEESLYVGIEQARAGNDVYSIGAAVQDYVEAAGFGVVRRFVGHGVGAKMHEKPEVPNFRPGMRGLTLQNGMVIAIEPMVTMGTYEVDVLDDQWTAVTRDGQWAAHFEHSVAITPSGPQILSISDRGLNRHTIEG is encoded by the coding sequence ATGAAAAAATATCAGGGCGCGTACATCAAGAACGAGCGTGAAATAGGCTGCCTGCGCGAAGCCAACCGTATGGTCGCCAACGTTCTTGATGCAGTGGGCGACATGGTGGCCCCAGGCCTTGCAACCATGCGTCTTGAAGAGTTGGCGCGCGATATGTGTGCTGATTACAAGGTCAAACCGGCCTTTTTGGGCTACTGTGGCTATCCTTTTGCACTGTGCTGCTCGGTCAACGAACAGGTGGTGCACGGTTTTCCCTCCACGCGGCTGCTTGAGGAAGGGGACATCGTCAGTGTGGATATGGGCGTGGTCTATGAAGGCTTTGTGGGTGACGCCGCACGTACCTTTCCCGTGGGAAAGGTGAGCGACGAAGCCCGCAGGCTCATGCGAATTACCGAGGAAAGCCTCTACGTTGGCATTGAGCAGGCACGGGCAGGCAATGATGTGTACAGCATCGGCGCTGCAGTGCAGGATTATGTGGAAGCCGCCGGTTTCGGCGTGGTTCGGCGTTTTGTGGGACACGGCGTTGGCGCCAAGATGCATGAAAAGCCCGAAGTGCCCAACTTCAGGCCCGGCATGCGCGGTCTGACCCTGCAAAACGGTATGGTCATAGCCATAGAACCTATGGTGACCATGGGCACGTATGAGGTCGACGTCCTTGACGACCAGTGGACAGCGGTGACGCGCGACGGCCAGTGGGCCGCACACTTTGAACACAGTGTGGCCATAACGCCGTCCGGGCCGCAAATCCTCAGCATCTCGGATCGTGGACTCAACCGGCACACCATTGAAGGTTGA
- the rplQ gene encoding 50S ribosomal protein L17, producing MRHSNSGRKLSRTPAHRKALLHNLAKALLIHGKICTTEIKAKELRRVVEPLITLAKRNDLHARRQAYRVLNDHALVKRLFDEIGPVFAGVPGGYTRILKLAMPRKGDNAPMAFIELTHSAEAVATEAPKAAEEAPAKPKRTRKPKAEEAGAVTEEAGAN from the coding sequence ATGAGGCATAGCAATTCCGGCAGGAAACTTTCACGTACTCCTGCGCACCGTAAGGCGTTGTTGCACAATCTCGCCAAGGCGCTGCTGATCCACGGCAAAATCTGCACCACGGAAATCAAGGCCAAGGAACTTCGCCGCGTTGTGGAGCCCCTGATTACCCTTGCCAAGCGCAATGACCTGCACGCCCGCCGTCAGGCCTACCGTGTGCTTAATGATCATGCCCTGGTCAAGCGTCTGTTTGATGAAATCGGCCCTGTTTTCGCTGGCGTGCCCGGCGGCTACACCCGTATCCTCAAGCTGGCCATGCCCCGTAAGGGCGACAATGCCCCCATGGCTTTTATTGAACTGACCCACAGCGCCGAAGCTGTTGCAACTGAAGCCCCCAAGGCTGCCGAAGAAGCGCCGGCCAAGCCCAAGCGTACGCGCAAGCCCAAGGCTGAAGAAGCCGGAGCTGTCACTGAAGAGGCTGGAGCCAACTAG
- the secY gene encoding preprotein translocase subunit SecY — protein sequence MAVGTANTMAGQPSLVKRLGWTFLILCCYRIGVHVPIPGVDAAALASFFKSMQGTLFSLFDMFSGGGLSNVSVFALGVMPYISGSIIMQLLQVISPDVKRMAKEEGQAGRRKLTQYTRYLTVLIALVQGLGIAVGLENMTSPAGTSIVLNPGWQFRMVTMATFTAGSVLVMWLGEQITERGIGNGISLIIFCGIVVGIPRGLIQSVALIQAGDMSIFMAAVILVFMAAVLVAIVFVERAQRRIPISYAKRQVGRKMYGGQNSHLPLRLNTAGVIPPIFASSLLLFPATIGQFSSNEYVKHAAELFSPHGVAYNVLYVGLMFFFCYFYTAIIFDPKDMAENLKKNGGFIPGIRPGDKTQEYVDTVLTRLTLSGATYISLVCLLPMLLISNFNVPFFFGGTSLLILVGVAMDFMNQVESHMISSQYQGLMAKARKSGRL from the coding sequence ATGGCAGTAGGAACGGCAAATACTATGGCGGGGCAGCCTTCGCTGGTTAAGCGGCTTGGCTGGACCTTCCTGATTTTGTGCTGCTACCGTATCGGTGTGCATGTGCCCATTCCGGGTGTGGACGCCGCCGCTCTGGCATCTTTTTTCAAAAGCATGCAGGGGACGCTGTTCAGCCTTTTTGACATGTTCTCCGGCGGCGGACTGTCCAACGTTTCCGTCTTTGCCCTGGGCGTCATGCCGTATATCTCGGGCAGCATCATCATGCAGCTGCTCCAGGTCATCAGTCCTGACGTGAAACGCATGGCCAAGGAAGAAGGGCAGGCCGGGCGGCGCAAGCTCACCCAGTACACCCGCTACCTTACCGTGCTCATCGCTCTGGTGCAGGGACTCGGAATCGCTGTGGGCCTTGAGAATATGACCAGCCCCGCGGGAACGTCCATCGTGCTCAATCCCGGCTGGCAGTTCCGCATGGTCACCATGGCCACCTTTACCGCTGGTTCGGTACTGGTCATGTGGCTGGGTGAACAGATCACCGAACGCGGCATAGGCAACGGCATCTCACTCATCATTTTCTGCGGCATCGTGGTCGGCATTCCGCGTGGCCTCATTCAGTCCGTGGCGTTGATCCAGGCCGGCGACATGAGCATTTTCATGGCTGCCGTCATTCTGGTTTTCATGGCTGCGGTGCTTGTGGCCATCGTCTTTGTTGAAAGGGCGCAACGGCGCATACCCATCAGCTACGCCAAGCGTCAGGTGGGCCGCAAGATGTACGGTGGGCAGAACTCCCACCTGCCCTTGCGTCTCAACACCGCTGGCGTTATTCCCCCCATCTTCGCTTCTTCGCTCCTGCTGTTTCCGGCCACCATCGGCCAGTTTTCCAGCAACGAATACGTGAAGCATGCGGCGGAACTGTTTTCGCCTCACGGTGTAGCCTACAACGTGCTGTACGTGGGCCTCATGTTCTTCTTCTGCTACTTCTATACGGCCATTATCTTTGATCCCAAGGATATGGCCGAGAATCTCAAGAAGAACGGCGGGTTCATCCCCGGCATACGTCCTGGCGACAAGACGCAGGAATATGTCGACACGGTGCTTACACGGTTGACCCTTTCGGGGGCCACCTACATTTCATTGGTCTGCCTTTTGCCCATGCTGCTCATCAGCAACTTTAACGTGCCGTTCTTTTTTGGCGGCACGAGCCTGCTGATCCTCGTGGGTGTGGCCATGGACTTTATGAATCAGGTGGAGTCGCATATGATCTCCAGCCAGTACCAGGGTCTTATGGCAAAGGCGCGCAAAAGCGGCCGGCTGTAA